The DNA region GTCAGAACATTTAGGAGGCTTGTGAGGGTATGGCTTTGGAGAAGGTGACCATAAAATTGACCCATTTGGAGAAAGCACATACATGTCTTCAGGAACCATCCTTTCCTTCTGTACACCTACCAattgaaagaaataaacaaaatttcacATGATCTATACCATAGAGCTATGTCTAAACGGCGAGAGAGATTGAGAATTAATTAATACCAGATGGGGACATGAGGATGAGTTGCTGAGACTTGGAGATAGATTCATCGTGGACCTTAATAGTGATACTGCCACCAGTCCCCGATACCCAACCGAGGTTGTAAAATAGACGGCAAAGCTCCGATATCAAGGCTCTGGTTTCCTTCACTGGATTGCTTTCCAGGTACGCCTGTGTCGCTGTATCCATTTTCAATCCGTTGTTAGAAACTTCTAGCGCTGCCGCCATTATCGCAATATCTCGAGCTTTTTACTTCTGCTTCGATCGGTCGACATGCTAAAGGAGGCGGGCCACTGTGGAATTGATTCCCATACAATCTGTGATCAGCTTTCTCAGTTGGTGACTGAAAGTTGTAATTTTCAGGATATTTATTTACACGTGGTTTTTATAGATTGGTGgtcttttattgttttttactaTTTCGCTGTCGTTcttattttcttcatcttctattttctttttctccaCCATTTTCATGCCATATAAACCTTTAAAATACTtgtcattttaaaattagtcctaaattaaatattaaatcaattttaagcaacaattttaaactaaaaaatactttaattgtgttcataacttttatttatttgttcatcagatttatttagtttattctcataaaaaaaaaggtaGTACGTCATTTAGTGGTAATATAAGTATACTTagatagaataataataaaaaaatccaatatCACTATTTTCGGTGTgactatataaaattatataaacaaattcaaagtattttaaatattaacaaggaaaaaaaaatattattaattttttaatgaaaaaaaatagtaaataagaCAAATTGACTAAAAATATCaccatcaaaataaaataatgtaattacaaaaaataaagataattgtgtactcaaataatatacttacaaatatcaaacaaaatattcaacattaattaaaataaattatttttccaaaaaatatatatataattttgatttggtGTAATTGTGTAAGTTAACTTTTAACTCTTGGcatgatatattatttagaaatataaataatataaaaaaattgacataaGATACAATACATGTATTATATCATACAAGAGATGTActttacataataattaattaaaattaagtaccaagattattttttaattttttttaaaagtatgtatataaaaatcgtttaaacacaacaataaagaatgacaaataaaaaaatgttactcaATGAGTTATAAGCTCATAAGTCATTtaaaagaacgattaactcaTCGACGAACTCAATTTACTGACTTCTCATAACGAAATTTATAAAAAGTCACAATAATAACAGTATAAATGATACGCATTGAACGACTACGATAATTGAAAGTTTGACGGTTTTTCTCCAACTATATAgtccattaaaaaataatttggatggtaacccaaatatgtaagTCTGTTTTATTAACCATATCAATTCAAACTTTCTAACAACTACTGATcaaagactcgggcatcacccaatTAATCTTAGTAATACTTCACAAAAAACTTTATATACTAGTCACTcctcaataatataaaaataagtgagttgttGATTCAACCTCTCCGTGATACATACGACACtaactaaccataatacaacattttgaATGCACATATCATTTGTAAAAAAATCATTGTAAATAATGtttcatccaaagaacgagatttTGAATGAAATCATTGACTCTCAAAGTTTCtcctaacaaaaattatatggaatcatcttagTGAATAATTTGTAGCAATAACCCACATGAAACTATTCATGTTTTGTCTacgcataacgtcttgttcagGCGGGATTTGTTTAGTTGTTTTTGTCATACCAAAAGTAAGCTCTATTATGGAAATAACTCTTCAaatgtttaatctccttctatatctaatttgaCCAGCGAAACCACTATATCGATGATCAAACATTTTCTTAACTATGACATTTCTATATATAACAATGGAAGCAAGTTCATGATATGTCGTAGCTAAACATTTGACACTACACCatatataatctaaaaattttgataaaaaaacattCGCACAATGAATATAGACTACTCGCGAAAATGTTTAcacatataataaatatctcTCAAAATGTTACACGTCGTttgataattagacattttagTGAACCAACTAAACCAATCATCATCATACTCACATCTGATTATCAATGTCCAAAGACTATTCGACTCCCTTAcaaatctactacaccattttaATAGAAAAGTCTTATGACAgaaaataagatctcgaatatttAGATCTCattgatctttaaaacatttagcATTATCTCAGCTAATTAGATGACAAAACAATGAGGTAGAAGATCcatatataaatttacacattattttctctattttgaCCGTCACAATTTTGGGAAGAATAAATAAAGACATTATATATGTGGACGTAGTTAACAACGCACTCTTAATAATGATTAGTCGACCCATTTCGAAATTATTTTACTTTGCCATCTAAATAGTTGCattccattttagtgataattggGTCCCCAAAAAATATTGGTcacatatcaaaatatgttgATAGAAGACCAACAATTCTGAACCCAAAATCTCACCCTTCttctatttaaacaaaatatgataaaaaaatgtggGGCTTATAAAGATTAACTCGAAGACCAgagcatgcaccaaataaccataaaatatcccgaatgtgtttaaaatttatgtaagtGGTTTGAACCATATAGAGCGTGTCATTAGCAAAATCAAATGtgatatgataaattatatctTTTTGATCCACAACTCACTCAACAAATGAGTCCCgaattttatgtgaaaacaTCATTTTTTAAAGGACTTCCATAACATTAACGAACAAGAAATGAGAGAGTGGATCACCCTATGATCCCTCGGGAGCTATCGAAAAATTATCGAGAACTCTCATTAATTTCTAACCGTCGATAGACAAAATCTAATCCAACTAATCAATTTTGTACTCATTACCATTATGTTTATGACATCCAACAAAAGTATATGTACTCATTAACTATTAATTCATCATTGACAACATTCCATGAAAGTTATTTGATTACTAAATATGACCGTCTATAACGTacttagtttaaattaaataaatattattaataaaattaaatgaattttttaattaagagaaTGTCATATTAGAGAAATTGTAAAAAGTTCAGGGACCAAAATCAGAATTGAATAGAAGTTGAAGGagcaaataatatattatcccTTGGGATTAATTTGGGGCTAAACTTGTAAAAGCCTAAACGCGGCAGATTCCTATCGCGAGATTATCCACATTCCATAACCAAGGTTGAAGAAAGCAGGCAGcgtctgaagaagaagaagaagaaggcttATTCCTGCTTCCCTTCTTCCTTCGTCgtcgtcctcctcctcctccatccAGTCTCTCTCACTCACTCACAGAGGACTGTAGTTCCGTCTTCCCTCATCCGCCATGTCTCGAGGAACAGCCCGTCTAATCAAGGAGGTGAAACAATTCACTGAATTTCAGTACAAGATTTTCACCCGTCGTTATGGCCAAACAGTCATGGACATTTTCGACTTCCCCATTAAACTCGTCCtttcccctttcacccttgCTTTCGACATTGCTGGCTCAGCTCCTCGTGGTTTCGGTATACCCGAACTCATTTCCAAGCTCTCCTATTCTGCCATCTTTGTAAGTTTCTCCCAATTCATCGAATTGAAGATTGGTTCTTGTGCTTGTGCATCTATCTAGTTTGGAAATTCTCCTATGAAATTGTAATGAATCCTGGGAAGATTTCATTCTTAAATCAGTATATCAGTGTTAGATTCAATTTCATACATAGTAAAAAGGCAGTCTTAGTGTTGGGTTATTTTCAGGTTGTGGCTACTCTTGGAACTTATGATATTGCTCTAGAGATGGGAAAGAAAGTGATATGCCAAAGGTGTCTACTAACATTCCCATTAAAATTTCACTTTTCCATTTCCTTTCACTAAAATAAAGATATCTTCTTCTGGGATATTATCAGAGATTGTAGGACCTGTTGCGGTTGGCGTGCAATGCAGTGTACTATGTGCAAAGGTTCGGGGAAGGTTCACTACCAAGTGAAAAACTACAAACTAAGGGGGTATTATATCTCATCGTTAAACATGTTCATATTCTTCATACTTAAGTAAGATGTTCATATTCTCGTATTTTGCTTCCATTTGCAGTGGAGAAAAACCAACTGCTGAACATATTGCAGATGCCATTGTAGATAATCGAGCTGAGTTGGTTCACCTTCCTTCAGGAATAGATCTTAATGTGCCATTGCCATCAAAGGACTGTGTGAGCTGTGATGGAACGGTGAGGCAATTTAGAGGATTTAAGTTTTTATTGGCAATAAATGAAAACTATATTCATAGCATTGTTCCTTTCTTTAGAACTCCTATCGAATTGAAATCAAGGTATTTCCATTATTAATGCATGAATATCAATATAATTTGCCCTAATTTTTTCCTTAAAACTTACATgcagataatttatatatatgacaatGTGAAACCTCATGGCttacagttttttttttctttcattgcTGCAGGGTGTGATGAAATGTCCTGAGTGTGATGGCAAGCTACCATTTAAAATCTCAGCAGATGATGTAAGGCCTCTTGAAACCTCAAAACCACATATAAAGCTGACTTTAGGGTATACGAGTTTGTCATTGGACAATTTTGCAATTGATGATGTGTTAAATTTACAGTATATCCATTTGACCCAGGATCATCTGACATATTTGATTACTTGACtatgtttctttttttatatgattttaagaTGGCTTCTTATATACTTTTTGTCTTAATAAAATCTTTTGATACATGCAGATCATGGAGCCTCCATGGAAAGCATACAACATCATGAAAAAGATGGATTATCCTTATGAGGCTAGTTATATTCCATTCACCTTTCACTACAAAAGTCATTCTCAAATAGAAATTAAGAGATAGAGATACTCTTATTCCTATTCCATGAAAACCAATCAAATGTGGTTCAAGACTCTTGATGGAGTGAACTTATCTCGGATATACTGTCagcattataaatatattattgttgtcaattttttaattttgactttACTATCGATATATGCTTTACTGCTGCAGCATATTATTCATAGCATGAAGGATCCCAGTATTGCTGCATTCTGGTTACTTACTATGCCCCAGATGATTGGAGGATTTGAATACGATGAAGAAGTGAAACAGAAAATTTGGTGGCAGTACAAGGTTCTTACACCACTCCTTTATGGTCTGCCTTAGTTATGGTCAGGGTTCGTAGAAAGCAGTGTCCAGATAATAGCAGTACAAATTATAAGAACATATTTGCGATCCATTCTCTTAGGAACAATAATGATTTGTTTTTCGGTGGGATTGTAGGAATCAATGAAGTATGATCAACTCAGAGATGTTGTGGCACAGCGAAAACCAGGGTGGGAGCACTTGCAACAGGCATTGATCTCCATTGATCCTGATCGGGCAAGGGAAGATCCTGTTGTTGTGAAAAACGTTCCTTATTACAACGCCAAGAAGGGACTAGAGTCCGAAGTCATGAAGCTGGATCCTCCTCCAA from Impatiens glandulifera chromosome 5, dImpGla2.1, whole genome shotgun sequence includes:
- the LOC124937910 gene encoding uncharacterized protein LOC124937910, translating into MSRGTARLIKEVKQFTEFQYKIFTRRYGQTVMDIFDFPIKLVLSPFTLAFDIAGSAPRGFGIPELISKLSYSAIFVVATLGTYDIALEMGKKVICQRDCRTCCGWRAMQCTMCKGSGKVHYQVKNYKLRGGEKPTAEHIADAIVDNRAELVHLPSGIDLNVPLPSKDCVSCDGTGVMKCPECDGKLPFKISADDIMEPPWKAYNIMKKMDYPYEHIIHSMKDPSIAAFWLLTMPQMIGGFEYDEEVKQKIWWQYKESMKYDQLRDVVAQRKPGWEHLQQALISIDPDRAREDPVVVKNVPYYNAKKGLESEVMKLDPPPRPSNWGSQELNLPLDKSSWSKEELKDPNRLNEMTVLLNAQQEMADKVLDARWETNWRQEKLNEMLEEKLRPYIEDNAVLPRPIVMQSEKKNEQDQKRRSRGRRWWPF